The following proteins come from a genomic window of Miscanthus floridulus cultivar M001 chromosome 2, ASM1932011v1, whole genome shotgun sequence:
- the LOC136537958 gene encoding uncharacterized protein, which yields MEVEALEKGHTAFAKTMKSFSSSERYKRSKGYFEDIYATDTLRSSDKTIVLPMPQVVKAEVKSDISKEAQPGRGAQSTLRKEILQLEKHLKDQQVVRGALEKALGPNAAQVNLSPENPMPKAANELIREIATLELEVKNMEQYLLTLYRKAFEQQASAFSPPDCREATKLSMSSRCGQLRETPMAMKSCKSRGDAALRSSYPPAHKKLNDPLADCCTSARSDRAVDSDVLRCQSALSYRGVCSSRILPSEDDSLARALRSCHSQPFSFVEEGETGASGMISLAEYLGTNVADHIPETPNNLSEEMVRCMAGIYCRFADPPLVHHGSSSSRSSSFSSTSAISPQYVGDMWSPHYKRETTLDSRLINPFHVEGLKEFSGPYNTMVEVPMISRDSRRLKEAEDLLQTYKLILYRLEAVDLRRMTYEEKIAFWVNIHNALLMHAYLKNGVPQNNLKKTSLLVKAACKIAGRNINAAVIQSIVLGCNTHCAGQWLRTLLYPRIKSKVSKAGHEWRAFAVAQSEPLLRFALCSGSHSDPAVRVYTPKRLFHQLEAAKEEFIRATAGVWKEQKLLLPKLVEAYAKDVKLSSQGLVDMVQRYLPESMRMAVQRCQQGGRSSGKVVEWVPYNPAFRYLLARDLAFPHLS from the exons ATGGAGGTGGAGGCTCTGGAGAAGGGGCACACAGCTTTTGCCAAGACGATGAAATCTTTCAGTTCTTCAGAACGGTACAAGCGATCCAAGGG CTATTTTGAGGATATATATGCTACAGATACTTTGCGTTCTTCAGACAAAACAATTGTTCTACCTATGCCG CAAGTTGTAAAAGCTGAGGTGAAAAGTGATATCAGTAAGGAAGCTCAACCTGGGAGGGGAGCACAAAGCACCTTGAGAAAGGAG ATTCTGCAGCTTGAGAAGCACCTCAAGGATCAACAGGTTGTTCGTGGTGCACTGGAAAAAGCTTTAGGGCCTAACGCTGCTCAAGTTAACTTGTCACCAGAGAATCCAATGCCAAAG gcaGCTAATGAATTGATAAGGGAGATTGCCACATTGGAGCTCGAGGTCAAGAATATGGAGCAGTATCTCCTGACACTGTACCGGAAAGCATTTGAGCAGCAagcatctgcattttctccccctGATTGCCGGGAAGCTACAAAATTGTCAATGAGCTCACGCTGCGGGCAGCTCCGGGAAACGCCCATGGCAATGAAGTCTTGCAAGAGTAGAGGGGATGCAGCGCTCCGGTCCAGTTACCCGCCGGCGCATAAGAAATTGAATGATCCATTGGCAGATTGCTGCACATCCGCTCGCTCTGATAGAGCGGTTGATTCAGATGTCCTCCGCTGCCAGTCTGCATTGTCATACCGTGGAGTTTGTTCGTCCAGGATATTGCCTTCAGAGGATGATAGTCTTGCAAGGGCTCTTCGCTCATGCCACTCACAGCCATTCTCATTCGTAGAG GAAGGAGAGACTGGTGCATCAGGAATGATAAGCTTAGCAGAGTATCTAGGAACTAATGTAGCTGACCACATCCCTGAAACTCCCAACAACCTTTCAGAGGAGATGGTGAGATGCATGGCGGGGATATACTGCAGATTTGCAGATCCTCCCTTGGTTCACCATGGCTCATCGTCTTCGCGATCGTCGTCGTTCTCCTCAACTAGTGCAATCTCTCCACAGTATGTTGGGGACATGTGGAGTCCCCATTACAAGAGAGAAACGACTCTGGACTCCCGTTTGATAAACCCATTCCATGTCGAGGGTTTGAAGGAGTTCAGCGGACCTTACAACACAATGGTTGAAGTTCCTATGATTAGCCGTGACAGTCGGAGGCTGAAAGAAGCTGAGGACCTGCTCCAGACTTACAA GTTGATTTTGTACCGGTTGGAAGCCGTTGATCTGAGGAGAATGACATATGAAGAAAAGATAGCATTCTGGGTCAACATACACAATGCTTTGCTGATGCAT GCTTATCTGAAGAATGGCGTCCCACAGAACAATCTAAAGAAAACATCCCTACTTGTTAAG GCTGCCTGCAAAATAGCTGGACGCAACATCAACGCCGCTGTTATCCAGAGCATTGTTCTTGGATGTAACACACATTGCGCCGGACAG TGGCTACGGACGCTGCTTTACCCCAGGATCAAAAGCAAAGTGAGCAAAGCTGGGCATGAGTGGCGAGCCTTTGCCGTTGCACAATCAGAGCCTCTTTTACGCTTTGCGCTTTGTTCCGGCAGCCATTCTGATCCCGCG GTGAGGGTGTACACTCCGAAGCGGCTGTTCCACCAGCTGGAGGCGGCCAAGGAGGAGTTCATCCGGGCGACGGCCGGCGTGTGGAAGGAGCAGAAGCTGCTGCTCCCCAAGCTCGTGGAGGCGTACGCCAAGGACGTGAAGCTCTCGTCGCAGGGCCTCGTGGACATGGTCCAGCGCTACCTCCCTGAGAGCATGAGGATGGCCGTGCAGCGGTGCCAGCAGGGCGGCAGGTCGTCGGGCAAGGTCGTGGAGTGGGTGCCCTACAACCCGGCCTTCCGCTACCTGCTCGCCAGGGACCTCGCGTTCCCTCACCTCAGCTGA
- the LOC136537959 gene encoding uncharacterized protein encodes MGICVSCDAADEGAATARVVLPSGDLRQYAPPATAAMALQAAGGEGSWFLCDADGIAFEGGPVAVAVVDPGEELQAGQIYFVLPAEMQRRRLTRDEVAALAVRASTALVKAAAAAQPSSPCRRRRRGAVAPLVFPVPEEEYAAADAVCSPVAAKPAVVAAQKRRVAYRGGRASSRFSPDLTSIPESE; translated from the coding sequence ATGGGCATCTGCGTGTCGTGCGACGCGGCGGACGAGggcgcggcgacggcgagggtagTGCTCCCCAGCGGGGATCTCCGGCAGTACgccccaccggccaccgccgcgATGGCGCTGCAAGCGGCCGGCGGCGAGGGGTCGTGGTTCCTCTGCGACGCCGACGGGATAGCGTTCGAGGGGGGGCCCGTGGCCGTCGCGGTGGTCGACCCCGGGGAGGAGCTCCAGGCGGGGCAGATCTACTTCGTGCTCCCCGCCGAGATGCAGCGCCGCCGCCTCACCCGCGACGAGGTCGCCGCGCTCGCGGTCAGGGCCAGCACGGCGCTCGtcaaggccgccgccgccgcccagccgtcctcgccgtgccgccgccgccggcgcggcgCGGTGGCGCCGCTCGTGTTCCCGGTCCCCGAGGAGGAGTACGCGGCGGCGGACGCGGTCTGCTCGCCCGTCGCGGCGAaaccggcggtggtggcggcgcagAAGCGGAGGGTGGCGTACCGCGGCGGGAGGGCGTCGTCGAGGTTCTCCCCCGACCTGACCTCTATCCCGGAGAGCGAGTAG